A region from the Salvia splendens isolate huo1 chromosome 15, SspV2, whole genome shotgun sequence genome encodes:
- the LOC121768829 gene encoding pentatricopeptide repeat-containing protein At3g14580, mitochondrial-like gives MSPSHLLRRPISQSPLFPPILHLSLSFHQFVPSKTRPNPPLDSGGCPDLLHHKDWLSPPQVIRIFQTLKDPNFALPLLAQFSTRRDYNPNESLYATVIHKLAVAKNFDAIESLMQRIKIERKCRLSDAFFRDLIKLYGHSAGRINAAVETLFAMPDYKCWPSVATFNTVLNLLVTTKQFEVVHEVYTGAAKLGVEIDACCLNIMVKGLCSSGDIEAALQVLDEFPQQKCVPTVRTFSTIMHALCGRGRVGEAFGLLERMGAEGVEADAVVFNVLIAGLRRQGRAGEGVGLMERMRRKGCDPNPGTYQEVLYCLLDGKRFNEAKKMMETMTEKGMSPSFESYKMVIEGFIGEEGGGDVEWALREMAGHGFVPKMGMWKKMLHCVLKKNVVDSDSVFFQII, from the coding sequence ATGTCGCCGTCGCATCTCCTCCGGCGGCCGATCTCCCAATCTCCCCTCTTTCCCCCAattctccatctctctctctccttccaCCAATTCGTCCCCTCCAAAACCCGCCCAAATCCCCCTCTCGACAGCGGCGGTTGCCCCGACCTCCTCCACCACAAAGACTGGCTCAGCCCTCCGCAGGTAATTCGAATCTTCCAAACCCTAAAAGACCCCAATTTCGCCCTCCCTCTCCTCGCCCAGTTCTCCACCCGCCGCGACTACAACCCCAACGAATCCCTCTACGCCACGGTCATCCACAAGCTCGCCGTCGCGAAGAACTTCGACGCCATCGAATCCCTAATGCAGCGAATCAAAATTGAGCGCAAGTGCCGCCTCTCCGACGCCTTCTTCCGCGATCTGATCAAGCTCTACGGCCACTCCGCCGGCCGGATCAACGCCGCCGTCGAAACCCTCTTCGCCATGCCGGATTACAAATGCTGGCCGAGCGTCGCCACGTTCAACACCGTCCTCAATCTGCTAGTCACCACGAAGCAATTCGAGGTGGTGCACGAGGTCTACACGGGGGCGGCGAAGCTGGGAGTGGAGATCGACGCCTGCTGCCTGAACATAATGGTGAAAGGACTCTGCAGCAGCGGAGACATCGAAGCTGCACTCCAAGTGCTCGACGAATTTCCCCAACAGAAATGCGTCCCCACGGTGCGGACGTTTTCGACCATAATGCACGCGCTGTGCGGGCGGGGGCGCGTGGGGGAGGCGTTCGGGCTGCTGGAGAGGATGGGGGCGGAGGGGGTGGAGGCGGACGCGGTGGTGTTCAACGTGCTGATCGCGGGGCTGAGGAGGCAGGGGAGGGCGGGGGAAGGGGTGGGGCTGATGGAGAGGATGAGGAGGAAAGGGTGTGATCCGAATCCGGGGACGTATCAGGAGGTGCTGTATTGCTTGCTGGATGGGAAGAGGTTTAACGAGGCGAAGAAGATGATGGAGACGATGACGGAGAAAGGGATGAGTCCAAGCTTCGAGTCGTATAAGATGGTGATAGAAGGGTTTATTGGGGAGGAGGGTGGTGGAGATGTGGAGTGGGCTTTGAGGGAGATGGCGGGACATGGATTTGTGCCTAAGATGGGAATGTGGAAGAAAATGCTGCATTGTGTACTAAAAAAAAATGTCGTTGATTCTGATTCTGTTTTCTTCCAAATTATCTAA
- the LOC121768828 gene encoding LOW QUALITY PROTEIN: pentatricopeptide repeat-containing protein At1g53600, mitochondrial-like (The sequence of the model RefSeq protein was modified relative to this genomic sequence to represent the inferred CDS: deleted 1 base in 1 codon), translating to MLALKKPTCNHLVYLCKSLRNIHFPVRPYSQITKTNTNLVSCNSQITKYGRIGDIAAAESLFRRMPEKSVVTYTAMLSAYAANGEIAAARKVFDEMSQRTVATWNAMITAYVKNMNRLDGVGEAFRLFLRMPERNAVSFSVMVTGLVNAGRFDHAEKLYNTTPVRWRDPFCSNLLMNGYLKIGRLDEAVGIFDRMSEKNVVSWSLMVEGFCKRGRVDEAREFFDLMEERKNEFTWCCMVDGYMKKGRFEDGFRLFLRMRREGEVGIEPTILTVVFESCGRIGRFREGWQVHGLLSRLGFEYDLFLGNSVIAMYSKFGFVNEARSLFDMMSEKDLVSWNSLLYGYIQAGMLEEANELFNKMDSKDPVSWTTLITGFSSRGMTGECSALFSKMPKPDDVAWTALISAFVNNEEHEEAFCRFSQMICDGIRPNPLTLSSLLSASSNLASLNLGLQIHDFAIKLVMEHDLSIQNALVSMYSKCGSVEDAYKIFKSITTHPNIVSFNSMIMGFAHNGYGEEALGLFTQLVDGGHNPTEVTLLGVLSACTHAGLVEEGRRHFKSMRDLFKLDPGPDHYACMVDLLGRAGLLDEALNLIKTMPVKPHAGVWGALLGASRVHMRLDLANLAAQTIIQLEPDNATPYVVLSDTYGIAGKRRDEEEIRLSKRLRGVKKSPGCSWITVKDKVRLFLSGDKSHVNFEEIKIILGTIIHDMKHIGLIDLDCQPH from the exons ATGTTGGCTTTGAAGAAACCAACTTGTAATCATCTAGTATATCTGTGTAAATCTCTCCGCAACATTCATTTCCCTGTTCGACCATACTCCCAAATCACCAAAACTAACACTAATCTAGTCAGCTGCAACTCTCAAATAACAAAGTATGGCCGAATCGGAGACATTGCGGCGGCCGAGTCTTTGTTCCGCCGCATGCCGGAGAAAAGCGTTGTCACCTACACCGCAATGCTCTCTGCTTACGCGGCCAACGGTGAAATCGCAGCCGCCCGGAAAGTGTTCGACGAAATGTCTCAACGAACTGTAGCGACGTGGAATGCGATGATCACTGCTTACGTGAAAAATATGAATAGATTGGATGGTGTGGGAGAGGCTTTTAGATTGTTCCTGAGGATGCCGGAGCGAAATGCCGTGTCTTTCTCGGTGATGGTGACAGGATTGGTCAATGCGGGTAGGTTTGATCATGCCGAGAAGCTGTACAACACCACGCCGGTGAGGTGGAGGGATCCGTTTTGCTCGAACTTGCTGATGAATGGGTATTTGAAGATTGGGAGATTGGATGAGGCTGTCGGGATTTTCGACCGCATGAGTGAGAAAAATGTTGTTTCTTGGAGCTTAATGGTGGAGGGATTTTGCAAGAGAGGGAGAGTTGATGAGGCTAGGGAGTTTTTTGATTTGATGGAAGAGAGGAAGAATGAGTTCACTTGGTGTTGTATGGTTGATGGATACATGAAAAAGGGTCGCTTCGAGGATGGTTTTCGCTTGTTCTTGCGAATGAGAAGGGAAGGCGAGGTGGGAATCGAGCCCACCATTCTCACTGTGGTTTTCGAGTCATGTGGTAGAATTGGTAGGTTTAGAGAAGGCTGGCAAGTGCACGGCCTTTTGTCTCGTTTGGGATTCGAGtatgatttgtttttgggtaatTCAGTCATTGCAATGTACTCAAAGTTTGGCTTTGTCAATGAAGCAAGAAGTCTGTTTGATATGATGAGTGAGAAAGATTTAGTTTCTTGGAATTCCCTTCTTTATGGATATATTCAAGCTGGAATGCTTGAAGAGGCGAACGAGCTTTTCAATAAGATGGATTCCAAAGATCCAGTCTCGTGGACCACCTTGATCACCGGCTTCTCCAGCCGAGGCATGACCGGAGAATGCAGTGCTTTGTTTAGTAAAATGCCTAAACCAGATGATGTTGCTTGGACAGCTCTTATTTCAGCATTTGTGAATAATGAAGAACACGAAGAAGCTTTTTGTCGTTTCAGTCAGATGATCTGTGATGGAATTAGGCCAAACCCTCTCACATTAAGTAGCCTGCTTAGTGCTTCTTCAAATTTGGCATCTTTAAACCTTGGCCTTCAAATACATGATTTTGCTATCAAATTGGTGATGGAGCATGATTTATCCATCCAAAACGCCCTCGTATCGATGTATTCAAAATGTGGATCTGTAGAGGATGCTTACAAGATATTCAAATCCATCACC ACCCACCCCAACATTGTCTCATTCAATTCTATGATCATGGGATTTGCTCATAATGGATATGGAGAAGAAGCACTTGGTCTATTTACCCAATTGGTTGATGGAGGACATAATCCCACCGAGGTTACCCTTCTTGGCGTTCTCTCTGCTTGCACCCACGCAGGGCTTGTTGAAGAGGGACGACGTCACTTCAAATCCATGAGGGATTTGTTTAAACTCGACCCTGGTCCTGATCATTATGCTTGTATGGTTGATTTGCTCGGCAGGGCTGGCCTTCTCGACGAAGCCCTGAATTTGATCAAGACAATGCCAGTCAAGCCTCATGCTGGAGTTTGGGGCGCTCTTCTTGGTGCAAGCCGGGTTCACATGCGTCTTGATCTTGCAAACCTTGCAGCTCAAACAATCATCCAACTCGAACCGGATAATGCTACTCCATATGTGGTGTTGTCGGATACATATGGCATCGCAGGGAAGAGGAGAGACGAAGAAGAAATAAGACTGTCGAAAAGATTGAGAGGCGTAAAAAAGAGCCCCGGGTGCAGTTGGATTACAGTGAAGGACAAGGTCAGATTGTTCCTCTCAGGAGATAAATCTCATGTAAACTTTGAAGAGATCAAAATTATTTTAGGGACTATTATTCATGATATGAAACATATAGGTTTAATTGACCTTGATTGTCAACCGCATTGA
- the LOC121768827 gene encoding C2 domain-containing protein At1g53590-like isoform X2, which yields MGSVLDSTLLHHVCIVLIVLWFLNSFNWCHPIAYFLSLIYLYLVHELYVMKLRKKIQFEEKRESDQRRLLTDSESLRWLNHAIEKIWSVCMEEIVSQKILLPIFPWFLKKYKPWTVKDIELQHLYLGRSPPRFTEIRVLHQSNGDDHLVLELGMNFRTADDMSAILGVKLRKRLGFGMHTKLHMLGMHVEGKVLVGVKFRRGWPFISRLRVCFSAPPYFQMTVKPLFTHGLDVTELPGIAGWIDNLLALVFEQTLVEPNMLVVDVEKFASPKPENWFSVDAKEPVAFVTVAILEATEMIPSDLNGLADPYVKGQLGPYKFRTRTRKKTVSPKWHEEFKIPIFTWESDNMLHIEVRDKDHIVDDMMGDCCANINEYRDGQRYDLWLPLKNIKRGRLRLAIAVNNLTGKVAESSPDEEDVGGDKGKDDACGDKRRASFADDSSHRGSFSSTISDKSPKVADRFDPIDVEGQLETGIWIHHPGREVTQVWEPRKGKKSKHREISRQIQGEGGDSVGGRISGQNESSSTDESSDSNKSRSGNPVKRGLKKIGSVFRRRDSDKMSSPRESEHPSQDNFNIRASNLKKGGVKLIIDNFLVSPPSTTPKGDEKEVQPPSSKTPKGDGRESLEEILPESPSHRNGKDMAKSILKHAGRSARELKHSLSRKIRKPKGDMPVESDSTDDESLSSSVDSAVTDAGLVVSSPAISPPAPASDDHSLKLKNNDQTENLPGGNYSQTGDRAVSAGDMVL from the exons aTGGGTAGTGTTCTCGACTCGACGCTGTTGCATCATGTGTGCATTGTGCTGATTGTGCTCTGGTTTCTGAATTCATTCAACTGGTGCCATCCAATTGCGTATTTCCTCTCTCTGATATACCTTTATTTG GTTCATGAATTATATGTGATGAAATTGAGAAAGAAAATCCAGTTTGAGGAGAAGAGAGAGTCCGATCAGAGACGG CTGCTTACAGATTCTGAGTCTCTTAGATGGTTGAATCATGCTATTGAGAAGATATGGTCCGTCTGCATGGAAGAGATTGTTTCTCAGAAAATTCTTCTTCCTATTTTCCCGTGGTTCTTGAAAAAGTACAAGCCTTGGACAGTG AAAGATATCGAGCTTCAGCATCTTTACTTGGGAAGATCCCCTCCAAGGTTTACTGAAATCAGGGTTCTTCACCAATCCAATGGTGATGACCACTTG GTTCTTGAACTGGGTATGAATTTCCGTACTGCGGATGATATGAGCGCTATACTTGGTGTGAAACTAAGGAAGAGATTGGGTTTTGGAATGCATactaaattgcatatgttaggAATGCATGTTGAAGGAAAG GTATTGGTTGGAGTTAAGTTCCGGCGTGGATGGCCTTTTATTAGTCGCTTGCGTGTGTGCTTTTCTGCACCACCATATTTTCAGATGACTGTGAAGCCTCTATTCACTCATGGTCTTGATGTTACAGAACTTCCTGGGATAGCTGGCTGGATA GATAATCTTTTGGCCCTCGTCTTTGAACAAACTCTAGTGGAG CCTAATATGCTGGTGGTTGATGTTGAAAAATTCGCGTCACCTAAACCAG AAAATTGGTTCTCTGTTGACGCAAAGGAACCTGTAGCGTTTGTTACCGTGGCAATTCTTGAAGCCACTGAAATGATCCCATCGGACTTAAACG GATTGGCTGATCCATATGTTAAAGGACAGTTGGGACCTTATAAATTTCGAACTAGGACTCGGAAGAAAACTGTGTCACCAAAATGGCATGAGGAATTCAAGATTCCTATCTTCACATGGGAATCAGATAACATGCTTCATATTGAAGTTCGTGATAAGGACCACATAGTTGATGACATGATGGG AGATTGTTGCGCAAACATCAATGAATATCGGGATGGCCAGAGGTATGACTTGTGGTTACCCCTCAAGAATATAAAGAGAGGAAGATTGCGTCTTGCTATAGCCGTGAACAATTTAACTGGAAAG GTTGCAGAGTCTTCACCCGATGAAGAAGATGTTGGTGGTGATAAAGGGAAAGATGATGCCTGTGGTGACAAAAGGAGAGCCTCCTTCGCGGATGACTCATCTCACAGAGGATCGTTCTCATCTACAATATCAGACAAATCCCCAAAAGTCGCAGATAGGTTTGACCCAATTGACGTTGAAGGGCAGTTGGAGACTGGGATTTGGATCCACCATCCAGGCAGAGAGGTCACACAAGTCTGGGAGCCGAGGAAGGGGAAGAAGAGCAAACATCGTGAAATCAGCAGACAAATTCAAGGAGAGGGTGGTGATTCAGTCGGTGGAAGGATTTCTGGTCAGAACGAGAGCAGCAGCACTGATGAGAGCTCGGATTCTAACAAGTCGCGTTCAGGTAATCCAGTTAAGAGGGGTTTAAAAAAGATCGGTTCAGTATTCAGACGGAGAGATTCTGACAAGATGAGCTCGCCTAGAGAATCCGAACACCCCTCCCAAGATAATTTCAACATCAGGGCATCTAACCTCAAGAAAGGGGGCGTCAAGTTGATAATAGACAACTTCCTCGTGTCCCCACCTTCCACGACTCCGAAAGGTGATGAGAAAGAGGTGCAGCCTCCGTCATCCAAGACTCCGAAAGGCGATGGCAGAGAGTCGCTTGAAGAAATCCTACCAGAGAGCCCCAGCCATAGGAACGGCAAGGACATGGCTAAGAGCATTTTAAAACACGCTGGAAGATCTGCTCGCGAGTTGAAGCACTCATTGTctaggaaaataagaaagccGAAGGGCGATATGCCAGTAGAGTCGGATTCCACAGATGATGAGTCGCTTTCATCATCCGTAGATTCTGCAGTTACAGATGCTGGTTTGGTCGTTTCAAGTCCAGCCATTTCGCCTCCAGCGCCGGCCTCAGATGATCACTCGTTGAAGTTGAAGAACAATGATCAGACAGAAAACCTGCCCGGTGGAAACTATTCCCAGACCGGTGATAGAGCAGTTTCGGCCGGTGACATGGTTTTGTAA
- the LOC121768827 gene encoding C2 domain-containing protein At1g53590-like isoform X1: MGSVLDSTLLHHVCIVLIVLWFLNSFNWCHPIAYFLSLIYLYLVHELYVMKLRKKIQFEEKRESDQRRLLTDSESLRWLNHAIEKIWSVCMEEIVSQKILLPIFPWFLKKYKPWTVFWFAYIQKDIELQHLYLGRSPPRFTEIRVLHQSNGDDHLVLELGMNFRTADDMSAILGVKLRKRLGFGMHTKLHMLGMHVEGKVLVGVKFRRGWPFISRLRVCFSAPPYFQMTVKPLFTHGLDVTELPGIAGWIDNLLALVFEQTLVEPNMLVVDVEKFASPKPENWFSVDAKEPVAFVTVAILEATEMIPSDLNGLADPYVKGQLGPYKFRTRTRKKTVSPKWHEEFKIPIFTWESDNMLHIEVRDKDHIVDDMMGDCCANINEYRDGQRYDLWLPLKNIKRGRLRLAIAVNNLTGKVAESSPDEEDVGGDKGKDDACGDKRRASFADDSSHRGSFSSTISDKSPKVADRFDPIDVEGQLETGIWIHHPGREVTQVWEPRKGKKSKHREISRQIQGEGGDSVGGRISGQNESSSTDESSDSNKSRSGNPVKRGLKKIGSVFRRRDSDKMSSPRESEHPSQDNFNIRASNLKKGGVKLIIDNFLVSPPSTTPKGDEKEVQPPSSKTPKGDGRESLEEILPESPSHRNGKDMAKSILKHAGRSARELKHSLSRKIRKPKGDMPVESDSTDDESLSSSVDSAVTDAGLVVSSPAISPPAPASDDHSLKLKNNDQTENLPGGNYSQTGDRAVSAGDMVL; encoded by the exons aTGGGTAGTGTTCTCGACTCGACGCTGTTGCATCATGTGTGCATTGTGCTGATTGTGCTCTGGTTTCTGAATTCATTCAACTGGTGCCATCCAATTGCGTATTTCCTCTCTCTGATATACCTTTATTTG GTTCATGAATTATATGTGATGAAATTGAGAAAGAAAATCCAGTTTGAGGAGAAGAGAGAGTCCGATCAGAGACGG CTGCTTACAGATTCTGAGTCTCTTAGATGGTTGAATCATGCTATTGAGAAGATATGGTCCGTCTGCATGGAAGAGATTGTTTCTCAGAAAATTCTTCTTCCTATTTTCCCGTGGTTCTTGAAAAAGTACAAGCCTTGGACAGTG TTCTGGTTTGCCTACATTCAGAAAGATATCGAGCTTCAGCATCTTTACTTGGGAAGATCCCCTCCAAGGTTTACTGAAATCAGGGTTCTTCACCAATCCAATGGTGATGACCACTTG GTTCTTGAACTGGGTATGAATTTCCGTACTGCGGATGATATGAGCGCTATACTTGGTGTGAAACTAAGGAAGAGATTGGGTTTTGGAATGCATactaaattgcatatgttaggAATGCATGTTGAAGGAAAG GTATTGGTTGGAGTTAAGTTCCGGCGTGGATGGCCTTTTATTAGTCGCTTGCGTGTGTGCTTTTCTGCACCACCATATTTTCAGATGACTGTGAAGCCTCTATTCACTCATGGTCTTGATGTTACAGAACTTCCTGGGATAGCTGGCTGGATA GATAATCTTTTGGCCCTCGTCTTTGAACAAACTCTAGTGGAG CCTAATATGCTGGTGGTTGATGTTGAAAAATTCGCGTCACCTAAACCAG AAAATTGGTTCTCTGTTGACGCAAAGGAACCTGTAGCGTTTGTTACCGTGGCAATTCTTGAAGCCACTGAAATGATCCCATCGGACTTAAACG GATTGGCTGATCCATATGTTAAAGGACAGTTGGGACCTTATAAATTTCGAACTAGGACTCGGAAGAAAACTGTGTCACCAAAATGGCATGAGGAATTCAAGATTCCTATCTTCACATGGGAATCAGATAACATGCTTCATATTGAAGTTCGTGATAAGGACCACATAGTTGATGACATGATGGG AGATTGTTGCGCAAACATCAATGAATATCGGGATGGCCAGAGGTATGACTTGTGGTTACCCCTCAAGAATATAAAGAGAGGAAGATTGCGTCTTGCTATAGCCGTGAACAATTTAACTGGAAAG GTTGCAGAGTCTTCACCCGATGAAGAAGATGTTGGTGGTGATAAAGGGAAAGATGATGCCTGTGGTGACAAAAGGAGAGCCTCCTTCGCGGATGACTCATCTCACAGAGGATCGTTCTCATCTACAATATCAGACAAATCCCCAAAAGTCGCAGATAGGTTTGACCCAATTGACGTTGAAGGGCAGTTGGAGACTGGGATTTGGATCCACCATCCAGGCAGAGAGGTCACACAAGTCTGGGAGCCGAGGAAGGGGAAGAAGAGCAAACATCGTGAAATCAGCAGACAAATTCAAGGAGAGGGTGGTGATTCAGTCGGTGGAAGGATTTCTGGTCAGAACGAGAGCAGCAGCACTGATGAGAGCTCGGATTCTAACAAGTCGCGTTCAGGTAATCCAGTTAAGAGGGGTTTAAAAAAGATCGGTTCAGTATTCAGACGGAGAGATTCTGACAAGATGAGCTCGCCTAGAGAATCCGAACACCCCTCCCAAGATAATTTCAACATCAGGGCATCTAACCTCAAGAAAGGGGGCGTCAAGTTGATAATAGACAACTTCCTCGTGTCCCCACCTTCCACGACTCCGAAAGGTGATGAGAAAGAGGTGCAGCCTCCGTCATCCAAGACTCCGAAAGGCGATGGCAGAGAGTCGCTTGAAGAAATCCTACCAGAGAGCCCCAGCCATAGGAACGGCAAGGACATGGCTAAGAGCATTTTAAAACACGCTGGAAGATCTGCTCGCGAGTTGAAGCACTCATTGTctaggaaaataagaaagccGAAGGGCGATATGCCAGTAGAGTCGGATTCCACAGATGATGAGTCGCTTTCATCATCCGTAGATTCTGCAGTTACAGATGCTGGTTTGGTCGTTTCAAGTCCAGCCATTTCGCCTCCAGCGCCGGCCTCAGATGATCACTCGTTGAAGTTGAAGAACAATGATCAGACAGAAAACCTGCCCGGTGGAAACTATTCCCAGACCGGTGATAGAGCAGTTTCGGCCGGTGACATGGTTTTGTAA